A window of Primulina tabacum isolate GXHZ01 chromosome 4, ASM2559414v2, whole genome shotgun sequence contains these coding sequences:
- the LOC142541396 gene encoding RAF-like serine/threonine-protein kinase 20, with product MNSSLDITEKIKFLYSYGGKIVPRPSDGVLRYIGGFTRVLSVDRSITFLDLMVKFGESCGSSMILTCKLPSEDLDVLISVKSNEDLRNVMEEYDRASLEMKIRAVLFPIKAAKKVSPPPSPMSCFDFPSPPKPCRKRSPSAVTYCNTAPHVAVHRCCSQAIHRRESSTLVYPIPAGHHRRHEGWNPRNVQNISHRNYSHSRYYYEG from the exons ATGAATTCAAGCTTGGACATTACGGAGAAAATCAAGTTTCTTTACAGTTACGGCGGCAAAATCGTCCCTCGCCCATCCGACGGCGTTCTCCGGTACATCGGCGGTTTCACTAGAGTTCTTTCCGTTGATCGTTCGATTACTTTTTTAG ATTTGATGGTGAAATTTGGTGAATCGTGTGGATCCTCGATGATTTTGACGTGTAAGTTACCGAGTGAAGATTTGGACGTACTGATTTCAGTGAAATCGAATGAGGATCTGAGGAATGTGATGGAGGAGTATGATAGAGCTTCGCTGGAGATGAAAATCAGAGCCGTGCTTTTCCCGATCAAAGCGGCGAAGAAAGTCTCTCCTCCGCCATCACCTATGTCGTGTTTTGATTTTCCCTCACCTCCGAAACCTTGTAGAAAGAGAAGCCCCTCCGCTGTGACGTACTGCAATACAGCACCGCATGTGGCGGTTCACCGGTGTTGCTCACAGGCGATCCACCGCCGGGAATCATCCACGCTCGTGTATCCTATTCCCGCAGGGCATCATCGGCGACACGAAGGGTGGAATCCAAGGAACGTGCAAAATATCTCTCACCGGAATTATTCTCATTCGCGTTACTATTATGAAGGATAG
- the LOC142542309 gene encoding histone deacetylase 6, with translation MVNSGGGGASLPASCPDARKRRVSYFYEPTIGDYYYGQGHPMKPHRIRMAHNLIVHYSLHRRMEISRPFPAAAADILRFHSPDYVEFLSSVTPDTLLDHTHSRQLKRFNVGEDCPVFDGLFNFCQASAGGSIGAAVKLNRQDADIAINWAGGLHHAKKSEASGFCYVNDIVLGILELLKVHKRVLYIDIDIHHGDGVEEAFYVTDRVMTVSFHKFGDFFPGTGHIKDIGVAAGKNYALNVPLNDGLNDQNFRSLFRPIIQKVMEVYQPDAVVLQCGADSLAGDRLGCFNLSVKGHADCLRFLRSFNVPLMVLGGGGYTIRNVARCWCYETAVAVDVEPDNKLPYNDYYEYFGPDYTLHVEPNPVENLNMDRDLEKMRNMLLDQLSKLEHVPSVPFQVMPPTTEVPEEREEDMDVREKPRIWNGELDYESEGDENENSL, from the exons ATGGTGAACTCCGGTGGCGGCGGCGCGTCGCTGCCTGCTTCGTGTCCCGACGCCCGGAAGCGGCGAGTGTCGTACTTCTACGAGCCAACAATCGGCGATTACTACTACGGCCAAGGCCACCCCATGAAACCCCATCGCATACGCATGGCCCACAACCTGATCGTCCACTACTCGCTCCACCGACGAATGGAAATCAGTCGCCCATTCCCTGCTGCCGCCGCCGACATTCTACGCTTCCACTCTCCTGATTACGTCGAATTCCTCTCCTCCGTCACCCCTGACACGCTTCTCGACCACACCCACTCGCGTCAGCTCAAGCGTTTTAATGTGGGAGAGGACTGCCCCGTGTTTGACGGGTTATTTAACTTCTGCCAAGCATCAGCCGGCGGTTCTATTGGCGCTGCCGTGAAGCTTAATCGACAGGACGCGGATATTGCTATAAATTGGGCGGGCGGGCTTCACCATGCGAAGAAGAGTGAGGCTTCTGGGTTTTGTTATGTTAATGATATTGTGCTTGGAATTCTTGAGCTACTCAAAGTACACAAG CGTGTACTATACATTGACATTGACATTCATCACGGAGACGGTGTTGAGGAGGCCTTTTATGTCACTGACCGAGTGATGACTGTGTCATTTCACAAATTCGGTGACTTTTTCCCTGGAACAGGGCACATCAAAGACATCGGGGTGGCTGCTGGGAAGAATTATGCTCTTAACGTTCCATTGAATGATGGATTAAATgaccaaaattttcgaagtttATTCCGTCCCATCATCCAAAAAGTCATGGAGGTGTACCAGCCAGATGCTGTTGTTCTTCAATGTGGGGCAGATTCCTTGGCTGGAGATCGGTTAGGGTGCTTTAATTTGTCTGTGAAAGGACATGCAGATTGCCTTCGTTTTTTGAGGTCTTTTAATGTTCCTCTCATGGTTTTGGGAGGGGGAGGGTATACAATCCGGAACGTTGCTCGTTGCTGGTGCTATGAG ACTGCTGTTGCAGTTGACGTAGAACCGGATAATAAATTACCGTACAACGATTATTATGAGTACTTTGGCCCTGATTATACTCTTCATGTGGAACCAAATCCGGTGGAAAATCTGAATATGGACAGAGATTTGGAGAAAATGAG AAATATGCTACTTGATCAACTTTCTAAACTAGAACATGTACCTAGCGTCCCGTTTCAAGTAATGCCTCCAACCACTGAAGTTCCAGAAGAG AGAGAAGAAGACATGGATGTAAGGGAAAAACCTCGTATATGGAATGGTGAATTGGATTATGAGTCTGAAGGTGATGAGAATGAGAATTCTCTGTAG
- the LOC142542310 gene encoding tryptophan aminotransferase-related protein 2-like — translation MEFKIMILGHFLMISLALNVGLLYRDYCNGKKKSQEFFSSENKFNNASLVTNSNANYVVESTVPETKETSSSKAVDETIDLDHGDPTMYERYWQKMGDKTAVLIPGWRFISYFSDVKNLCWFLEPEFADAIIRLHELVGNAVTENRYIVVGTGSTQLLQAVLYAVSPPNATEPITVVSAAPFYSSYPLITDFLKSGLYKWGGDARKFKKDKPCIELVTSPNNPDGFSRIAVVNQDRGILIHDLAYYWPQYTPISYTADHDIMLFTVSKSTGHAGTRLGWALVKDQEIAKKMTEFIVLSSIGVSKESQIRAAKILQVVSDSHKYTGDFNEGEAFFEHSHKLMARRWKQLRETVKNGKIFTLPEFPLGHCSFTNRSFASQPAFAWFKCEGEIDDCESFLRHHKILTRGGKHFGDDEKLVRINVLPRDKIFDQFIKRLSSISSS, via the exons ATGGAgtttaaaataatgattttgGGGCATTTCTTGATGATTTCTTTAGCCTTGAATGTGGGTTTGCTGTACAGAGACTATTGCAATGGGAAAAAAAAGTCTCAAGAGTTTTTCAGCTCTGAAAATAAGTTCAATAATGCATCTCTGGTCACAAATTCAAATGCTAATTATGTTGTTGAAAGTACTGTTCCTGAAACTAAAGAGACATCTTCTTCAAAAGCTGTTGATGAAACCATTGATCTTGACCA CGGTGATCCAACAATGTATGAGAGGTATTGGCAGAAAATGGGGGACAAAACTGCGGTCCTGATCCCTGGTTGGAGATTCATCAGCTATTTTTCTGATGTCAAAAATCTTTGCTGGTTTCTGGAGCCCGAATTTGCGGATGCTATCATAAGATTGCACGAGTTAGTAGGCAATGCTGTGACTGAGAATCGCTATATTGTTGTCGGAACGGGTTCTACACAGCTGCTCCAGGCTGTGTTGTATGCGGTTTCTCCGCCAAATGCTACAGAGCCAATAACTGTAGTATCCGCTGCTCCATTCTACTCG TCATATCCATTGATCACGGACTTTTTGAAGTCTGGACTCTACAAATGGGGTGGTGATGCTCGCAAATTCAAGAAAGACAAGCCTTGCATTGAGCTAGTAACATCTCCAAACAATCCAGATGGATTTTCAAGAATTGCTGTCGTGAATCAAGATCGAGGGATACTAATTCATGACTTAGCATACTACTGGCCGCAGTATACTCCGATCTCCTACACTGCAGATCACGACATCATGCTGTTTACGGTCTCCAAAAGCACCGGCCACGCTGGTACACGACTCGG ATGGGCTCTCGTAAAGGATCAAGAAATAGCTAAGAAAATGACTGAGTTCATCGTGTTAAGCAGCATAGGCGTATCAAAAGAGTCACAGATTCGTGCTGCCAAGATTTTACAAGTAGTATCTGATAGCCATAAGTATACAGGCGATTTTAATGAAGGTGAAGCCTTCTTCGAACACAGCCATAAACTCATGGCAAGAAGATGGAAACAGCTCAGAGAGACAGTGAAAAATGGAAAAATCTTTACTCTACCCGAGTTTCCCCTTGGCCACTGCAGCTTTACCAATCGCTCATTTGCATCACAACCTG CCTTCGCTTGGTTTAAGTGTGAAGGTGAAATAGATGACTGTGAAAGCTTTCTTCGCCACCACAAGATATTAACTAGAGGTGGTAAGCATTTTGGTGATGACGAAAAACTTGTTCGAATAAATGTTCTACCGCGCGATaaaatatttgatcaatttaTCAAACGATTATCTAGTATCAGTTCATCATAG